The Anaerolineae bacterium genomic sequence AGAAGATAAGGTTATGGCTAAACTCAAAGAGTTAGCCAGAAAAACTCAACCTAAAGCCACAAGTAAGCCGTTAGAAGAAACGGACACGGAGATATAGGGGGCTATTCAAAATAGAATTATTAAGGTCTCGTATCATGAAAGAGTTAGTTCAATTAGAAGGCGATAAAATCATCAAAAAAATTTCCCTGCAAAAGAGCCGGTATAGCCTGGGTAGAGACCTGGAAAATGACCTGGTTTTTGACGGGGCCAAGGTATCGCGGGTGCATGCGTTGCTGGTTGAAGATGGGGATACTTATTGTATTGTTGATCAAGATTCCAAAAATCACGTTTTTGTTAATGGGGAGCGAGTGAAAAAGAAACGTTTGACCTCCGGTGACAAAATAGATTTATCCCAGGACATCTCGCTGGTTTATTTGATTGAAAACGAGGTTGACGAAAAATTTACCCACATCTTGAATCGGGTGTGGGAGATTGTGGACAAGCAGGACTTTTTGCGGCTCAAAGAAGTTACGGACCGAATCATTTCTTTAGACAGTTTGGAAGATATTTTGGACATTATCCTGGCCAATGTTATTCGTTTGGTAAACGCCGAACGGGGTTTTATTGTTTTAACAGATGAGCAAGGAAAGATTCAAACAAAGACCAGTGTCAGCCATCATCTTTCTTTGCAGGATAAAGATCCGCACCAGGCTGTTTTTGCCCGTTCAATTGTGCAACAAGCCATTCAAAGCAGAGAAAATGTATTCTTGTTAAACACCGAGGAAGAGGCAGATCATCTTTCTGACAGTATCCTTGAACTCGATCTCAGATCGGTGATGTGCGCGCCTCTTATTTTTGGCAACCAGTTGGTTGGCCTCTTGTATGTGGATTCCAGCTCCCGGGTGGCCGATTTTAACGAAGTTGATCAATTTGTTTTTGCCACGCTCTCGGATTATGCGGCTATTGCCATAAAAAATGCCAAGCTGTATAACCAGGTGCAGCGGTCCAACCAAGAATTGCGGGCCGAGATTGAAGAATCTGAAGCGCGGTATCGCCAGGTGGTTGAGTTTTCGCCGGAAGCCATAGCCGTTCACAGTGAAGGGAAAATTCTGTTTGTGAATCCGGCCGCAGTGAAATTATTGGGGGCGGAAAAACCTGAAAACCTGATCGGTACGCCGGTTTTTGAACGGGTGCATCCTGATTTCCGGGACGTGGTGGTTGAACGAATCCGGATGGAGAATGAAGGTTATGCGGTTCCTCCCCTGGAAGAAAGATTCTTGAAGCTAGATGGCACCCCCGTTGAAGTTGAGGTTATTGGCGTGCCGTTTGTTTTTAGAGGCCGGCCGGCCTCCCTGGTTATCTTTCGGGATATTTCCCAGCGTAAGCGGATGGAACAGGAGTTGCTCCGGGCGCAAAAATTGGAATCGGTCGGCGTGTTGGCCGGAGGTATTGCGCATGATTTCAACAACATTCTCCAGGTTATTCGGGGCAATGCCTTAATGGCCAAAGTCAACATGGACGACAAAGAGAATATGGAGCTGTGTTTAACCGCTATCGAAAAGGCCGTGTCTCATGCCGTCAGCCTCACCTCACAACTGCTGACGTTTTCTAAGGGCGGCACCCCGGTGACCAAAGCCACCTCCCTGGAGTCTCTTATCGAAGAATCGGCTGGTTTTGCCTTGCGCGGCAGTAACGTGGCTTACACCCTTGATTTTGCCGAGGATTTATATTTTGCCGAAGTAGACAGCGATCAGATCAACCAGGTTATTCATAACCTGGTGCTCAATGCCGACCAGGCCATGCCCGCCGGAGGAACCGTTACCATTTCGGCTTCTAATTACGTGGTCAGCAACACTCAACCTGACCCGCGCGGCCTCAAAGAGGGCCGCTATGTTAAAATTTCGGTTAAAGACCAGGGAGTGGGCATGTCTGAGGAAACTCTGGAAAGAATTTTTGATCCCTACTTTACCA encodes the following:
- a CDS encoding PAS domain S-box protein is translated as MKELVQLEGDKIIKKISLQKSRYSLGRDLENDLVFDGAKVSRVHALLVEDGDTYCIVDQDSKNHVFVNGERVKKKRLTSGDKIDLSQDISLVYLIENEVDEKFTHILNRVWEIVDKQDFLRLKEVTDRIISLDSLEDILDIILANVIRLVNAERGFIVLTDEQGKIQTKTSVSHHLSLQDKDPHQAVFARSIVQQAIQSRENVFLLNTEEEADHLSDSILELDLRSVMCAPLIFGNQLVGLLYVDSSSRVADFNEVDQFVFATLSDYAAIAIKNAKLYNQVQRSNQELRAEIEESEARYRQVVEFSPEAIAVHSEGKILFVNPAAVKLLGAEKPENLIGTPVFERVHPDFRDVVVERIRMENEGYAVPPLEERFLKLDGTPVEVEVIGVPFVFRGRPASLVIFRDISQRKRMEQELLRAQKLESVGVLAGGIAHDFNNILQVIRGNALMAKVNMDDKENMELCLTAIEKAVSHAVSLTSQLLTFSKGGTPVTKATSLESLIEESAGFALRGSNVAYTLDFAEDLYFAEVDSDQINQVIHNLVLNADQAMPAGGTVTISASNYVVSNTQPDPRGLKEGRYVKISVKDQGVGMSEETLERIFDPYFTTKEEGSGLGLASCYSIVTKHGGIIEAESEEGKGSIFTLYIPASGKQPEKKEATGCAGTLAGKILLMDDEDTVRDTAGRMLQRIGCAVETAADGVEAIERYLQAKESGEPFDLVIFDLTIPGGMGGRETIARLREHDPQLKAIVASGYSNDPVMASPEQYGFQGVISKPFNVEELARVIEKALSSPTAQPVSMPGVAR